The sequence tttttggttCTTTTTCTACAAATTTCGTCATTAAAAGATACAACATGACGTAACAGCTCAGATGTATTAATTAGATCTTTTCCAAACTCAACCCATTGTGTCGGTTTTTAAACAacattgaaaactttttcttAGGCGCTTGCCTATGCCAGTTATAAATCTCCTAAGGTACATAAGTCTTCCTCTACGGGCTCTTGGTACTTGTGTGGGCCGCTCTTCTTTCGTTCTGCCTTCTGTACACACCCTCTCATGATCCTCTTCTCTCTCTCCGCTTGACGCACCATTTCTCTCAtcctcttctctctctccactTTCCGCACACTGTCTGTTCtcctcttctctctcttctttTGCCGCATTGCCATCCTTTCTCTCTGTTTGTGTTATATCTGCCACATCACCGCCACCGTCCAGTTCTGTTCTGTTTGCTGGACATTCCTCATGCTCTGCATCCTCACAACCCTGCCGCGTCTCGTCTGCTGTATCGTCTACTGCCTTGTCTCCATCCTGGTGGACAGCTTGTGTGGCATTCTTGTGGAGGAAGACTGCGTGTCTTCCATCCGGACGCCACTGACGCAGATTTGGGTCCCCTTTAATGTGCGTGTCGCTTTCTAGTTCTCTTCGTGCCTCCTCTACAGCTGCCTAGATGAGATGGTGACGAGGGCAATTAATTATAATCTTTGATTCATGGCTACTCGTAACGTTGGTCTTTGTCAAGCATGTGTCAGCaagctatgtacatgtgtattatatTCGGGCACTGAAATCTATTCAATATCTCGTGTGAACAACGATGAAAATAGTAGTGTGACATCAGCGACCAGTTACGCTTCAATAGTGACAAATGACTGACTGTATGTTGAAAATCGACTTGAAACCCATACAAAGTTTAACAGTTGAACACCAAGATATGTCTTACTCTTGAGACTCCTCTCCCTCGGTAGTTCCCCGCCAATACGTCCGCAATGGTGATCCCATCACTGAGGCAAACCTGGTGGAGTGCGTCTGCGCTCTTTTCAGTCAGGGATTCGATGTACCCCAGCTCCGTATACAATAATGCTCTTGCTGAGACCacctttttgtttcttctttggcACCTAGAGACAGTCGTTGTAACCGACATCATAAATATTGAACTTAACACCTTTTTGCAATCAATAACCAAGCCTTTGTACGTAATGACCTGCACTCGGCTGAATTCGAAAGCGATTCAGTGCATTCTGGAACTTTTAGAACGTCACAAAGCCAAGTAACAGGATTGTTAGTCGTCTGTTCCCTCATAAACCACGCATCACTGCTTGAGAACACGCGATCGTCATGGAAAAAACAATAATCATAATAACCTATTctcctcttctctctctcctcttgCCGCATTGCTATCCTCCCTCTCTGTTTGTGTTGTATCTGCCACATCACCGGCGCCGTCCAGTTCTGTTCTGTTTGCCGGGCATTCCTCATGCTCTGCATCCTCACAACCCTGCCGCGTCTCGTCTGCTGTATCGTCTACTGCCTTGTCTCCATCCTGGTGGACAGCTTGTGTGGCATTCTTGTGGAGGAAGACTGCGTGTCTTCCATCCGGACGCCACTGACGCAGATTTGGGTCCCCTTTAATGTGCGTGTCGCTTTCTAGTTCTCTTCGTGCCTCCTCTACAGCTGCCTAGATGAGATGGTGACGAGGGCAATTAATTATAATCTTTGATTCATGGCTACTCGTAACGTTGGTCTTTGTCAAGCATGTGTCAGCaagctatgtacatgtgtattatatTCGGGCACTGAAATCTATTCAATATCTCATGTGAACAACGATGAAAATAGTAGTGTGACATCAGCGACCAGTTACGCTTCAATAGTGACAAATGACTGACTGTATGTTGAAAATCGACTTGAAACCCATACAAAGTTTAACAGTTGAACACCAAGATATGTCTTACTCTTGAGACTCCTCTCCCTCGGTAGTTCCCCGCCAATACGTCCGCAATGGTGATCCCATCACTGAGGCAAACCTGGTGGAGTGCGTCTGCGCTCTTTTCAGTCAGGGATTCGATGTACCCCAGCTCCGTATACAATAATGCTCTTGCTGAGACCacctttttgtttcttctttggcACCTAGAGACAGTCGTTGTAACCGACATCATAAATATTGAACTTAACACCTTTTTGCAATCAATAACCAAGCCTTTGTACGTAATGACCTGCACTCGGCTGAATTCGAAAGCGATTCAGTGCATTCTGGAACTTTTAGAACGTCACAAAGCCAAGTAACAGGATTGTTAGTCGTCTGTTCCCTCATAAACCACGCATCACTGCTTGAGAACACGCGATCGTCATGGAAAAAACAATAATCATAATAACCTATTctcctcttctctctctcctcttgCCGCATTGCTATCCTCCCTCTCTGTTTGTGTTGTATCTGCCACATCACCGGCGCCGTCCAGTTCTGTTCTGTTTGCCGGGCATTCCTCATGCTCTGCATCCTCACAACCCTGCCGCGTCTCGTCTGCTGTATCGTCTACTGCCTTGTCTCCATCCTGGTGGACAGCTTGTGTGGCATTCTTGTGGAGGAAGACTGCGTGTCTTCCATCCGGACGCCACTGACGCAGATTTGGGTCCCCTTTAATGTGCGTGTCGCTTTCTAGTTCTCTTCGTGCCTCCTCTACAGCTGCCTAGATGAGATGGTGACGAGGGCAATTAATTATAATCTTTGATTCATGGCTACTTGTAACGTTGGTCTTTGTCAAGCATGTGTCAGCaagctatgtacatgtgtattatatTCGGGCACTGAAATCTATTCAATATCTCATGTGAACAACGATGAAAATAGTAGTGTGACATCAGCGACCAGTTACGCTTCAATAGTGACAAATGACTGACTGTATGTTGAAAATCGACTTGAAACCCATACAAAGTTTAACAGTTGAACACCAAGATATGTCTTACTCTTGAGACTCCTCTCCCTCGGTAGTTCCCCGCCAATACGTCCACAATGGTGATCCCATCACTGAGGCAAACCTGGTGGAGTGCATCCGCGCTCTTTTCAGTCAGGGATTCGATGTACCCCAGCTCCGTATACAATAATGCTCTTGCTGAGACCacctttttgtttcttctttggcACATAGAGACAGTCGTTGTAACCGACATCATAAATATTGAACTTTACACCTTTCTGAAGTACTTGAACTTCGTGAATTCGCGAGCGATTTACTGAACTGAAGTTCGAACGTTCTGGAACCTTTAGAACGTCACAATACCCGAGTAACAAACTGGATTGTTGGACGTCTGTTCCCTCACAAACCAACACTGCATGAGGAAAACGCCATCGTCatggaaaaaaacaagtaaTCATAACAATCTATTTTGTATAAGTTCATTGTGACCTGTCTTAGAACCTCCGTCACAATTCAAGCCGGCCTAATTTGAAGTTTGGCTAGAGTTCGCCGAATTCAAATCGCCTCACTGAATTTAAGCGAAGCTCCCAGGGAACCGAGAACGTCGGCCAAGCCAGGCCGAGCTGCAAAAATCGTCCGAAGGCCCGCTTTAAGTCCCctttataccccccccccccacattaGGCGAAANNNNNNNNNNNNNNNNNNNNNNNNNNNNNNNNNNNNNNNNNNNNNNNNNNNNNNNNNNNNNNNNNNNNNNNNNNNNNNNNNNNNNNNNNNNNNNNNNNNNATTTCGCGCGGCCTCGGCGGCGAgcgttgagctcggagagctcgtcaatgagttgcctgtagctcgaccggagtttgtccgagcaatggccaagacttggccgATAGTCGGgcggcaacccgacggtttttgactctcttttttttctagtaAACAGTTTGTTCCGAAATATAAGATGATAAGGACTACTGTATaaacttttctaaaaaaaagctgCGTACCTTTTATAATGTAAGGCAATTGGACACCAATGCAGTACTTCCTATTTCTCTTTTTATTTTTGCTATAGGTTTGCtatattcttcatgtctaaAAGCTTCCAGTCTGAAAATCGGACTGCCTTTTCCGGCATTCGCTCGAAGTTCGCCCGAGGTCCGTCCGATTTCAGTTTTGTCAACATTATTGTATTATGGTGAATAAGACTAGTCCGTTCACTTTGCggctcttgtggtagtttttggattggtgtatcacaacattcttgttgatattattgttttcagtgagcccgtccactccactcatgtctTACATATATCCCGCAAttaaattttacacaaatattggctttttacaaTGTTCAATAcatagtacaatctcattaacaaattatTATCAGTTGTGTTGGGCCgacgtcggacgggctccgtctatttgtaaagggggcaaaTTTTCAGCGAgaaatacagccgatactcgggcgatgttgaaattcggcgagctctgaccgatctgAAAATTCGgcccggcgtccgcatgaattgtaaagccgacTTTCATGATCGCCAGGACGTCGGTTGTTCatgcccatttggagctcgccaacacGTAGGCCGAGCccaattcttgatttgtaacaaacaaaccaacaaacgaCTTGATATGATAAAAGACAAATAGGCGAACTGTCACGCAAAAGACATTCAGTAGGGGGCTCATCCCTAATCTTATCATGTACCACGGAACAAGAGCAAACAGACTTTTCATGTCATTAGAAATTTCcaataaaatgttttgtcttCTACTGTGGCGGACACAATATCTTTACGACATTATTGCTATTTCAGCAGGTTCAAACGAAAGCAACGTTATTTCATACAAGGTCGAACTTCAAGTACTGTATGCATAACAGATAAAATCATACTGATTCTGGCCGgatgaaaaaagaaaatcgatggtacatgtagttgagaaTACAGGATCTACGAGAGAACTACTAGAGAAGTACAGGATCATAGAAATATGGCCTTTTTTCTTAAAGGACGTCGACGAGCTAGGCTAATCTTAAGACTGTGTATACCCACATACAGACCTTATCAATTTCATCAGTTCGCTGTTCACATGTCCTTAAGTGTCTGGCAAGGAACCTTTCGGGCCTGGTATCTAAGATATATTTGCGATCAGAGGAACGAACCGGAGCTAGATGAGGACGTATACAAGGCCGACGGAAAAGTGTCCACGGTACCATCGATTTCTTTCCCATCATCATTCTTTTTagaatgaaactttgatttaaTACGGAATGTTTCTCCTACCTTGAGGCCCAAACACATTCATTGTCTTGGGCTTCGTCATCGTAAACAGTCGTGAGTACGTACGTTGCATAGACTGCGCAGATACGACGCCTTGCGGTAAGTTTTAGACTGTTGGATGAGTTCTATAGTATTACTATGTGAATGCTTCAACTTGTTaacaagtatgaatatgtatgtatgtacatttgtatgtatgtatagtatTTTCGATACAAGGGCACACATGCGGTATAGCACACATAGGTTGATTGATCGGCGAGAGAGACTGCATTGAAGCGTCCAGACATCTTCGAACATTTCCAAGTTCACTATTACCCTGAAGAGCTATACTTAAGTTCTAAAAGTAGATATCGCTTACGTCATGCCTACTTTAATTAATGAATCATATGTTTTTGTCTGACAACTTTGCTGATAGCTTTTGAAATTTTCGGCAATTGGTGCAAAATTGCTCAAATTATAATAAAGCAGGAAACTTGGCAAAAGTACTCTGTATATGTACAGCAAACGTAGCAATATTTTTCCTTGGGTTGGATCCTGATTCTTTCACGATCTTTCACTTGGCAACTGTAACGTTGtggttacatgtaacgttacacgttttTGCTGGCGCTCTTAGGATCTCTCAGATCCTTGTCATTTTTGTGCCGCTTGTGAATGAGGTAAAATGACTCTGGTTTGGTGGCTGGATACGTTGCGttttatttcatattgaagCTTGGAAGATCACAAGTGCCTCACGAAAATACGCCGAAAccacacatctgctttgagatgacCTGGGGTCTGCGGTCATCAGCAAGGAATGCCGGGagccacgatgacgtcacccTAGGTACATGCGCAATAGCAGGGCGATGTTTTCGCTACACTGACATCTCACGGGAGAACTGGGACTCGTCAGGAAATTACAAAATTCTTCCGTACTTTGGCCTTCAACTGGCGCAGCGACTGGCAGGCGACGCAAGACACTCTACATGATCGTGCCATTGCCTTTGCCAGGTTGTCAGGTCGAAGGTAAGTGAGGAGCAGTAGTTTATAGGAAGGTGAGTGGTGTGTCGGTCAACCTTCTTTCCAAATGGTCAGTCAGATTTTTGGAGGAAGATCATAGTCATCATGCGGCGTTCACATCAAGTTGAAGAATTTCTTTGTCgccaagaaaaagacagttttATCTGTTTTGTCTATCGTGAACACCAGAATGTACCGTACCGTACCGTAAGTAACGACTTGTAGAGAAATGCTGAGGAGGGCGGAACTAGTCGTGGGCGGTGAAGATTTGGCAGATACCGTGATATGACCTGGATGCCGCAAGTATCTTGATGTCAAATGATGACAGACGAGTCAGTTTGTGGCACACACAATAATCTTCAATCGTTTCGTATTGGAAACTGCATTTCCACACGTAAGCCCCGCAAATTTCCGCGAATTGTATCCGATATAGTAATACTCTGTGGTCACAGTTGATACCTGCACGGTCCCGAACGTCCTATCATACTACGCTCAGAACGCCTTCCTTCCCATGAAAATTGTCaataaaaatattttatatCACAATTTGAACTAGCACTGCAGTCTTCAAGGGTTTTGTTCTTCATTAACCTCAACCTCAAGGTCATACCATTGCAGGAATTTAAATTACCGTAATGGTACAGACGCTCCCCCTCCCATCCCCATAATGGCAGTAAACACATGTTGACATACCGGAATGCATGTGTAATGACTAATGTATAACCTGTGGCGATACACGGGGTTTACTATCGTTACTTATATTACTCACTAAAGGCACAGCACAAATTATAAGAGCTAATGTTGACATATCTGTACTTGGCAAGCCTAgctcattatatttcagccataccataggtatggtgaaatatattgtattcgtaatgtttctttctttcttctttctttctttctcctgtcaaatcttcggaacacggtatctccgttgttcctgaaccgattgacttgaaatttgacacaagggtagagtgggtcaatatccccagacgtttttttcatttttttcatatctacctttaaaatgattttattaaggttttttggtcatcttaagaccaaaactgtatatttgggccccctgtaccctggtattataaccgaatgagctgaaatttgtcacagatgtgctttgataattcccccatacaaattcaataccacttttggtgtacagtataacgaaatgcttatttttgcgattttttggtcattttttgaccaaaaaaggacacttttggctcctgtaccttggttttagaaccggatgacctgaaatttagtataggagtgccctagacatatgcgcacatggattcattaacagttgaggcatacagtacaacaaaatgcttaattttacgattatttggccattttatgaccaaaaagtacacttttggctcttgtgctctggttttaaaaccaaatgacctaaattttggtaaaatggtgcaccagatattcattcaaatgacacatgtataatttttgtcatagactacgtcaaaatgatagatttggggattttttttccaatagccacaggggtcaatgaccttaaggtcgttgaccccagctgcagattgcaccttctggcatatatgtctatttaatctaattagataggtaaccaatcacttagcctgaatctatatcctaaagagggggggggggggagggtgacagccaatcagcgagtccggtgttatctggaagagtccattcttacacggaggggttcattttttttaaaattcatcctcggactggtgaagtctttcagtgggtgtatttttggacaggtctattttgcagttttacagaaggtgtgctggaagagtctattctcgcacggaggggggatttttttaaattcatattttggactttggtgacttctagtttgtcaaagtctttcagcagggttattttggactggtctaatttgcaattttaaatgggtgtgctggaagagtccattcttgcatggaggggggattttttaaaaatctattggcttttttttaaatccatttttgggacttcagtgattatgtcaaagtcctattttagcggatgtatttttggactgctctactttacatggaagaatccattttttgcacacggaagggggattttttcaaattcagtttggacgggtggtgatgattcaaaattcaatttttagtggaagtgtttttagactggtctattataccttttcatgcactgggaccttttttgctgaattcaattttggatttggtttcttattcaaaaggccaaggtttcagtgggagtatttctggactggtctattgtgcaaattcacatagggtgcactggagtccattctt comes from Branchiostoma floridae strain S238N-H82 chromosome 2, Bfl_VNyyK, whole genome shotgun sequence and encodes:
- the LOC118409494 gene encoding sarcoplasmic reticulum histidine-rich calcium-binding protein-like codes for the protein MMSVTTTVSMCQRRNKKVVSARALLYTELGYIESLTEKSADALHQVCLSDGITIVDVLAGNYRGRGVSRAAVEEARRELESDTHIKGDPNLRQWRPDGRHAVFLHKNATQAVHQDGDKAVDDTADETRQGCEDAEHEECPANRTELDGAGDVADTTQTEREDSNAARGEREEENRCQRRNKKVVSARALLYTELGYIESLTEKSADALHQVCLSDGITIADVLAGNYRGRGVSRAAVEEARRELESDTHIKGDPNLRQWRPDGRHAVFLHKNATQAVHQDGDKAVDDTADETRQGCEDAEHEECPANRTELDGAGDVADTTQTEREDSNAARGEREEENRCQRRNKKVVSARALLYTELGYIESLTEKSADALHQVCLSDGITIADVLAGNYRGRGVSRAAVEEARRELESDTHIKGDPNLRQWRPDGRHAVFLHKNATQAVHQDGDKAVDDTADETRQGCEDAEHEECPANRTELDGGGDVADITQTERKDGNAAKEEREEENRQCAESGEREEDERNGASSGEREEDHERVCTEGRTKEERPTQVPRARRGRLMYLRRFITGIGKRLRKSFQCCLKTDTMG